A stretch of Nitrospinota bacterium DNA encodes these proteins:
- a CDS encoding NAD(P)-dependent oxidoreductase, with protein MNIALTGITGMVGSHLIKKIVEETPEGSTYNVRALIREGSVVEHLKTFEDVDYIIGSLEDRESLAKLVNDADVLVHLAHFPGPVQAVDELVKVNVNGSFDLLEEAKKAKVKQVVFMSSCTVFGQILPTVDQEHPLDESHPVWPSSLYGSIKSSIEGFCHYYYKSRAFDLTILRPVTMYGVRPQIDKSEWFQTIDYLATNYNVDLKGSTKYVSVDSVVQAIQKVMGNPDASGKTYHLVDGHIHNLDLGKLIAETIDSFGECEGVLGEDGVPMSNQAAKDLGVEFPGQTRIVEYIKLIHKLQGEYGGERNIQNW; from the coding sequence ATGAATATAGCGTTAACCGGGATCACCGGAATGGTGGGTTCCCATCTTATTAAAAAAATTGTTGAGGAAACCCCGGAGGGTTCTACTTACAATGTCAGGGCTCTGATTCGTGAAGGTAGTGTGGTCGAGCATCTGAAAACTTTTGAAGATGTTGATTATATAATCGGAAGTTTGGAGGATCGCGAATCCCTGGCAAAACTTGTGAACGATGCGGATGTTCTTGTTCATCTTGCCCATTTCCCGGGTCCGGTTCAGGCTGTTGATGAGCTGGTAAAGGTAAACGTCAACGGCTCCTTTGATCTGCTGGAAGAGGCAAAAAAGGCAAAAGTCAAACAGGTGGTGTTTATGAGTTCTTGCACCGTCTTCGGGCAAATTCTTCCTACAGTGGATCAGGAACATCCGCTTGATGAATCACACCCTGTTTGGCCGAGTAGCCTTTATGGTTCTATCAAATCTTCAATTGAGGGATTTTGCCATTATTACTACAAGAGCCGGGCATTTGATTTAACGATTCTCAGGCCGGTCACTATGTACGGGGTGCGTCCTCAGATTGACAAGTCAGAATGGTTTCAAACAATCGACTATCTTGCCACAAACTACAATGTAGACCTTAAAGGCAGCACCAAATATGTTTCCGTAGATTCGGTGGTGCAGGCCATACAGAAGGTCATGGGAAATCCAGATGCCTCGGGAAAAACCTATCATCTTGTTGATGGACATATCCATAATCTTGATCTGGGTAAGTTGATTGCGGAAACCATCGATTCTTTTGGCGAGTGCGAAGGCGTATTGGGAGAAGATGGAGTGCCGATGTCTAACCAGGCGGCTAAAGACCTTGGAGTGGAGTTTCCGGGGCAAACCAGAATTGTCGAATATATCAAGCTCATCCATAAACTTCAGGGTGAATATGGTGGTGAACGAAACATTCAAAACTGGTAG
- a CDS encoding sulfopyruvate decarboxylase subunit alpha — protein MSSLTSEKFIDRLIQENFSFFTGVPCSLLSGLISQLEQEEVKYIPAVREDAAVGLCTGAYLAGSMPVLLMQNSGLGYSLNAFTSLNLIYKIPVLVIASWRGQGGKDAPEHIIMGDIDQKLLETAGMAYSILKPENLDQIMETAMRKINEEKLPYTLIVEKGLFDERH, from the coding sequence GTGTCATCACTCACATCTGAAAAATTCATAGACAGATTGATTCAGGAAAACTTTAGCTTCTTCACAGGAGTTCCCTGTTCATTGTTATCGGGTTTGATCTCACAACTGGAACAAGAGGAGGTCAAATACATTCCGGCAGTGCGTGAAGATGCGGCGGTTGGGTTGTGTACAGGGGCTTACCTTGCAGGTTCAATGCCTGTTTTACTGATGCAGAACTCAGGTCTGGGTTATTCTCTCAATGCGTTCACTTCTCTTAATCTGATTTACAAAATTCCTGTTTTAGTGATCGCGAGCTGGAGAGGTCAAGGCGGTAAAGATGCTCCTGAACACATTATCATGGGAGACATAGACCAAAAACTTCTGGAAACAGCAGGAATGGCCTATTCAATATTGAAGCCAGAAAATTTAGACCAGATTATGGAAACCGCCATGAGAAAAATCAACGAGGAAAAACTTCCCTATACACTTATTGTCGAGAAAGGTTTGTTTGATGAAAGGCACTGA
- a CDS encoding sulfopyruvate decarboxylase subunit beta — protein sequence MKGTEAFQELLPLLKDEPVVHANGYICRESFSLKDREENFYMIGSMGLASSIGLGVALCQPERKVIVLDGDGNVLMAMGTLAMIAAEAPKNLVHVVVDNEVYESTGKQRSISNAVPLEQVAKSAGYRQAVKVDKREEIKPAFEKLMDCEGPVFLLIKVEPCFNPKTGRVTHTPEEITERFMNSLRR from the coding sequence ATGAAAGGCACTGAAGCATTTCAGGAGTTGTTGCCGCTATTGAAGGACGAGCCTGTTGTGCATGCTAACGGATACATTTGCCGGGAATCGTTTTCGTTAAAAGACCGGGAAGAAAACTTTTACATGATTGGTTCCATGGGGTTGGCATCTTCAATAGGTCTGGGTGTGGCATTATGCCAACCGGAACGTAAAGTGATTGTGCTGGATGGAGACGGCAACGTTTTAATGGCAATGGGTACGCTTGCAATGATAGCGGCCGAGGCTCCCAAAAACCTTGTACATGTTGTGGTCGATAATGAGGTCTATGAGTCCACGGGTAAGCAACGCTCTATTTCGAATGCGGTTCCTCTTGAGCAAGTTGCCAAAAGCGCAGGGTACAGGCAGGCTGTAAAGGTTGATAAAAGAGAAGAAATTAAACCAGCTTTTGAAAAGCTTATGGACTGCGAAGGACCCGTTTTTCTTTTGATCAAGGTAGAACCCTGTTTTAACCCTAAAACAGGGCGTGTGACACACACACCTGAAGAGATCACCGAACGCTTTATGAATTCGTTGCGGCGTTAG
- a CDS encoding ABC transporter ATP-binding protein encodes MKEFRKIFKYARPYAKSLIFAFFCLALTSLINLVLPLIVRNMINAVVVLKNSGMLDSLAWDLIIIIGLQAAFAVTHNYIFGFVGHRMTTDFRVEFFSHIQSLSLRFFQERRVGEILSRMSNDISVIENALVTIPVALLRQSITLLGAMAIILYLNWKLTGLILLVLPPLMIFARIFGRRLKMFSAKLQDQVAQAVVVLEEVISSIKVVKSFTREPYERARFQGKIETAFERAVDKLKVSSFFGPFILGLTFLVSTLLIWYGGYQVMNGATTPGELAAFFLYALIIAGPIGTFIRLYTQIQEASGAIRRVYEILDTQPLIQDPDQPVPIDELDGRIQFENVSFGYRDTAEVIHDVSFDVLPGQTAALVGPSGAGKSTLIKLLFRFFDPSSGAIYLDQNNIRMLERNSFLRQIALVPQETLLFGGTVRENILYGKLDASEEELIEAAQKANAHEFIMNMEKGYDTVVGEKGTKLSGGERQRIAIARAILKDPKILVLDEATSSLDNRSESLIQDALDTLMKNRTTFIIAHRLSTIHKADQIIVLDKGRIVESGQHEDLMSLKGLYYNLYTLKMLDPATHEGVDI; translated from the coding sequence ATGAAAGAATTTCGAAAAATTTTTAAATATGCCAGGCCGTACGCAAAAAGCCTTATTTTTGCATTTTTTTGCCTGGCTTTAACATCGTTGATCAATCTCGTATTGCCTTTGATTGTCCGCAATATGATCAACGCTGTAGTTGTATTAAAAAACAGTGGGATGCTCGATAGCCTGGCCTGGGATTTAATCATTATCATAGGCCTTCAAGCTGCGTTTGCAGTCACACATAACTATATTTTTGGTTTTGTAGGTCACAGAATGACCACGGATTTTCGTGTTGAATTTTTTTCCCATATTCAATCCTTATCGCTACGTTTTTTCCAGGAGCGACGGGTGGGAGAAATTTTGTCCCGCATGAGTAACGATATATCGGTGATAGAAAATGCGCTTGTGACCATTCCCGTTGCGCTGTTACGCCAAAGCATCACTTTACTTGGAGCTATGGCCATCATTCTGTATCTGAATTGGAAATTGACAGGTCTCATATTGCTGGTACTGCCTCCCCTGATGATTTTTGCCCGGATTTTTGGACGTAGGTTAAAAATGTTTTCAGCAAAGCTCCAGGATCAGGTGGCGCAGGCTGTGGTTGTTCTTGAAGAAGTGATATCGTCTATCAAGGTCGTCAAATCATTTACCAGAGAACCCTATGAACGGGCCCGTTTTCAGGGGAAGATTGAAACAGCTTTTGAAAGAGCTGTGGATAAGCTCAAGGTCTCATCATTTTTTGGTCCGTTTATCCTGGGGCTTACGTTTTTGGTTTCCACTTTGCTTATCTGGTATGGCGGGTATCAGGTGATGAATGGGGCAACGACTCCGGGTGAACTGGCCGCTTTCTTTTTATATGCCCTGATCATTGCCGGGCCAATTGGAACTTTCATAAGACTCTATACACAAATCCAGGAAGCCTCGGGTGCTATTCGCAGAGTTTATGAAATCCTCGATACTCAACCGCTGATTCAGGACCCCGATCAACCTGTGCCAATTGATGAGTTGGATGGACGTATTCAATTCGAAAATGTTTCGTTTGGTTACCGTGATACCGCGGAAGTGATTCATGATGTCAGTTTTGATGTGCTTCCAGGACAAACTGCTGCCCTGGTTGGGCCCAGTGGAGCGGGCAAATCAACACTCATTAAGCTCTTGTTTCGTTTCTTTGACCCGTCTTCGGGTGCCATCTACCTCGATCAGAACAACATCCGAATGTTGGAGAGGAACAGCTTCCTCCGCCAGATAGCATTGGTCCCTCAGGAAACTCTTCTGTTTGGGGGAACAGTAAGAGAAAATATTCTTTATGGAAAACTTGATGCGTCAGAGGAGGAACTTATAGAGGCCGCTCAAAAAGCCAATGCGCATGAATTCATAATGAATATGGAAAAGGGTTATGACACCGTTGTTGGAGAAAAAGGAACCAAGCTTTCCGGCGGTGAAAGGCAGAGAATAGCCATTGCCAGGGCCATCTTGAAAGATCCGAAAATTCTGGTTCTGGATGAGGCAACTTCATCTTTAGATAATAGATCAGAATCTCTCATTCAGGACGCCCTGGATACACTGATGAAAAACCGTACTACTTTCATCATTGCACACAGGCTCAGCACAATCCACAAAGCGGACCAAATCATTGTTCTGGATAAAGGAAGGATTGTTGAATCAGGGCAACACGAAGACCTTATGAGCCTCAAAGGCTTATACTACAACCTGTATACTTTGAAAATGCTTGACCCTGCAACGCATGAAGGAGTCGATATATAA
- a CDS encoding helix-turn-helix domain-containing protein has product MQDIKSGTAKFLGSRLRQWRKSLPLKSFELAKLIKISQGSLSDIENNKSLPSADTIAKLYQHTDLNIIWLLTGKGPIVKSQNSSGGEEASVNEAMETYGEDPALNELIQKLVRTYYNGDSEKKAHLVGFLIGADPGE; this is encoded by the coding sequence ATGCAAGATATAAAATCAGGGACAGCTAAGTTTTTAGGTTCCCGCCTCCGTCAGTGGAGAAAATCGTTACCCCTCAAATCTTTTGAATTGGCAAAGCTAATAAAAATTTCTCAAGGTTCTTTATCGGATATTGAGAATAACAAATCTTTGCCTTCAGCAGACACGATTGCAAAACTTTACCAACACACGGACCTGAATATAATTTGGCTTCTAACTGGAAAAGGTCCAATAGTAAAGTCTCAAAACTCTTCTGGTGGGGAAGAAGCCAGTGTCAATGAAGCCATGGAAACTTATGGTGAAGACCCTGCATTAAATGAGTTGATCCAGAAACTGGTTCGCACCTATTACAATGGAGACTCAGAGAAAAAAGCACATTTGGTTGGGTTTTTAATCGGTGCTGATCCGGGGGAATAG
- the nagZ gene encoding beta-N-acetylhexosaminidase — MIVSGFEGTSLNSRTEELIVKQGIGGLILFERNYKNPDQLRQLIEDLQSLTAQIPEVPPLFISVDQEGGRVARLGSPLTRFPPMSCLGQADSNDLAYRFGLGMGKELRAVGVNMDYAPVLDVHSNPANPIIGHRALDSDTEKVARLGTELIRGFYDAGVIPVGKHFPGHGDTSQDSHLTLPRVERARNSLEEIELPPFARAIKQGLEVLMTAHVIYPAWDEKQPATFSPTILIDVLRKSLGFEGLVMSDDLEMKAIQDKPESIPLLGTNAGIDLFLICHDLEKVNILQNAMIQDIERGLIQQSTIDQSLARIFKVKKRLRTSENTDLDLEDILQENHKLAQEMREYFKE; from the coding sequence ATGATTGTATCCGGATTTGAGGGAACCTCCCTCAACTCCCGTACCGAAGAACTGATCGTTAAGCAGGGTATTGGCGGATTGATTCTGTTCGAACGTAACTATAAAAACCCCGATCAATTACGACAATTAATCGAAGACCTCCAATCGCTGACAGCTCAAATTCCCGAAGTTCCTCCTCTTTTCATTTCAGTCGATCAGGAGGGGGGCAGAGTTGCTCGACTGGGGTCACCATTAACCCGGTTTCCTCCCATGTCGTGCCTGGGTCAAGCTGATTCGAATGACCTGGCTTACAGATTCGGACTTGGCATGGGGAAAGAATTACGAGCAGTAGGGGTTAATATGGATTACGCTCCTGTTCTCGATGTTCATTCGAATCCCGCAAACCCAATTATTGGACATCGAGCTCTGGATAGTGACACCGAAAAAGTAGCTCGATTGGGAACCGAGTTGATCCGTGGGTTTTATGATGCCGGGGTCATTCCTGTAGGCAAACATTTTCCCGGGCATGGAGACACTTCACAAGACTCCCATCTCACTCTTCCCCGGGTTGAAAGAGCGCGCAATTCATTGGAGGAAATTGAACTGCCTCCTTTCGCTCGCGCAATCAAGCAAGGTCTCGAGGTTCTAATGACTGCACATGTGATCTATCCAGCCTGGGATGAAAAACAACCTGCCACTTTTTCCCCTACTATTTTGATAGATGTACTGAGAAAGTCTCTTGGTTTTGAAGGGCTGGTCATGTCTGACGATCTTGAAATGAAGGCTATCCAGGACAAACCCGAATCCATCCCTTTATTGGGGACTAATGCTGGTATCGACCTCTTCCTCATTTGTCATGATCTCGAAAAAGTAAATATCCTGCAAAATGCCATGATCCAGGATATCGAAAGAGGGCTCATTCAACAAAGTACAATCGACCAATCCCTGGCTCGAATCTTTAAGGTTAAGAAAAGGTTGCGGACTTCAGAAAATACCGATCTTGATTTAGAAGATATTCTTCAAGAAAATCACAAACTCGCTCAGGAGATGCGGGAATATTTCAAAGAATGA
- a CDS encoding beta-ketoacyl-[acyl-carrier-protein] synthase family protein → SPYAISNSLVGMLSSEISMYFGFQGRSHVISNGCTSSSDALGYAFNTIRFGQEDWFVSGGVESCVTPAMMQGFERMKVNPMNYNDSPTRGSRPFNRDREGFVLAEGAWTVILEELEHAKARDAEIIAEVIGYGTTCDAYHRVAIMPDGKQSSRALDLALKDARLNKDEVDYINFHGTSTLLNDKVETMAVKRTFNSHAMNIPASSTKSMVGHPQGASGALGVTVSALSLKNGYMTPTINMENPDPECDMDYISNEGRESKLNIAVSNCISFGSKNSAIILKKFA, encoded by the coding sequence AGTCCCTATGCCATCTCCAACTCACTGGTGGGCATGTTATCCAGTGAAATTTCCATGTATTTCGGATTCCAGGGCCGTAGCCATGTAATCTCTAATGGTTGCACCAGTTCATCCGATGCATTGGGTTATGCATTTAATACCATTCGTTTTGGCCAGGAAGACTGGTTTGTTTCAGGGGGTGTCGAATCCTGTGTCACTCCGGCAATGATGCAGGGATTCGAGAGGATGAAAGTTAACCCAATGAACTACAATGATTCTCCAACAAGAGGTTCGCGTCCATTCAACAGAGATCGGGAAGGTTTCGTGCTGGCTGAAGGGGCCTGGACGGTAATCCTCGAGGAACTGGAACACGCAAAGGCGCGTGATGCAGAGATCATCGCAGAGGTTATTGGTTATGGAACAACCTGTGATGCTTATCATCGTGTTGCCATCATGCCCGACGGCAAACAGTCTTCAAGAGCCCTCGACCTTGCCTTGAAGGACGCAAGGTTGAATAAAGATGAAGTGGACTACATCAATTTCCATGGCACCTCAACATTGCTGAATGATAAAGTTGAAACCATGGCCGTCAAAAGAACTTTTAACAGCCATGCGATGAACATCCCGGCCAGCTCCACCAAATCCATGGTCGGGCATCCGCAGGGTGCTTCAGGTGCTTTAGGGGTGACGGTGTCTGCCCTGTCTTTAAAAAATGGATATATGACTCCAACTATAAATATGGAAAACCCGGATCCGGAATGTGATATGGACTATATTTCCAATGAGGGTAGAGAAAGTAAGCTCAATATTGCAGTGAGCAATTGTATTTCTTTCGGATCAAAAAACTCAGCCATCATTCTGAAAAAATTTGCTTAG
- a CDS encoding YdbL family protein, translated as MMKVFKNYFSFRADLGEVFRLNCLRIFFLAILLTPGACAEKLVDVNVTIVDQKTALENQILGSYEELGNDVLLLASVRSVDEDGKLKPSTRIPKGKLNALRAMQRQEFNRDDIQEFKKNHVVGEGNDGLLKFFETERTKTDARFKEFATAIVAEENEDRMVILKRIVATNENFSDGDLPKVQKISASLNRDNAKPGEKIQQEDGQWTTR; from the coding sequence ATGATGAAAGTTTTTAAAAATTATTTTTCTTTTCGTGCTGACCTGGGTGAAGTATTCCGCTTGAATTGTTTAAGGATTTTTTTTCTCGCAATCCTGCTAACTCCAGGCGCATGTGCCGAGAAACTGGTGGATGTCAACGTCACCATCGTTGATCAAAAAACCGCCCTGGAAAACCAGATACTGGGGAGTTACGAGGAATTGGGCAACGATGTCCTGTTGCTGGCTTCTGTAAGGTCTGTGGATGAAGATGGAAAGCTCAAACCTTCAACCAGGATTCCGAAGGGAAAACTCAATGCGTTAAGAGCCATGCAGAGGCAGGAGTTTAACCGGGATGATATTCAGGAGTTCAAAAAAAATCATGTGGTGGGAGAAGGCAATGACGGATTGTTGAAATTTTTTGAAACGGAACGGACAAAAACCGACGCCAGGTTCAAAGAGTTTGCCACAGCCATTGTTGCTGAAGAAAATGAAGACCGAATGGTGATATTAAAAAGAATAGTAGCAACAAACGAAAACTTCTCCGACGGAGACCTGCCTAAAGTCCAGAAAATTTCCGCCAGCCTCAACCGCGACAACGCAAAACCTGGAGAAAAAATCCAGCAGGAAGACGGTCAATGGACCACCCGGTGA
- the miaB gene encoding tRNA (N6-isopentenyl adenosine(37)-C2)-methylthiotransferase MiaB codes for MKQVYLDTFGCQMNVADTDRMELILFHSGYRRTLEKEDADLILVNTCSIREKAEQKTFSLFGGLKPLKQANPDLILGLTGCLGQQEGEKLLQRMPYLDFVMGPDQVDGIAEAVDRVRDTGKSFVWTGFDREKVYSIPELSLPKAPGPSTFVNIIKGCDKFCTFCVVPFTRGREKSREPEEIYAEIRHLVDHGAKEIILLGQNVNSYGKRGLKSPIPFHELLYGVAQIPGLQRLRFTTSHPNDFTRETIQAYRDIDILMNHLHLPVQSGNNEVLKAMRRDHTIEEYKDLLLELKSEVPGISLSTDIIVGFPGETNKAFEDTLNIMQEVGYSSSFMFAYSPRPGTPANDLPDSVPDETKKYRLQETIALQSRLTAEQGQSYIGKNIEVLIEGRSSKQGYSFKGRSPQYWGSNIRTKVGTLKTGDIIKVNVENVTGHSLNGTAIL; via the coding sequence ATGAAACAAGTGTATTTGGATACCTTTGGATGCCAGATGAATGTTGCCGATACGGACAGAATGGAGCTTATTCTGTTCCATTCCGGCTATAGGCGTACCCTGGAAAAGGAAGATGCCGACCTGATTCTGGTCAATACCTGTTCGATTCGAGAAAAGGCAGAACAGAAAACATTCTCTCTGTTTGGGGGTCTGAAGCCTTTAAAACAGGCCAATCCAGACCTGATCCTGGGATTAACCGGGTGTTTGGGCCAACAGGAGGGAGAAAAGCTTCTGCAACGTATGCCCTATCTGGATTTTGTAATGGGCCCAGACCAGGTAGATGGAATCGCTGAAGCCGTAGACCGGGTGCGTGATACGGGAAAGTCTTTTGTCTGGACTGGTTTTGACCGGGAAAAAGTATATTCCATTCCAGAACTTTCCCTGCCAAAAGCGCCAGGTCCCAGCACATTTGTAAATATCATAAAAGGTTGTGACAAGTTTTGTACGTTTTGTGTAGTTCCATTTACCAGAGGCAGGGAAAAATCAAGAGAACCAGAAGAAATATACGCGGAAATCCGTCATCTGGTTGATCACGGAGCTAAAGAGATTATTTTACTCGGGCAAAATGTGAATTCTTATGGCAAACGGGGACTGAAAAGCCCCATTCCGTTTCATGAACTTCTATACGGAGTTGCCCAGATCCCCGGCTTGCAAAGGTTAAGGTTTACCACCAGCCACCCTAATGATTTCACTCGTGAAACGATTCAGGCATACAGGGATATTGATATTCTGATGAACCATTTGCACCTACCTGTTCAAAGCGGCAACAATGAAGTGCTCAAGGCAATGCGACGTGACCATACAATTGAAGAATACAAGGACTTGTTGTTGGAATTGAAATCAGAAGTTCCGGGCATATCACTTTCAACAGATATCATTGTCGGCTTTCCAGGTGAAACAAATAAAGCTTTTGAGGATACCCTCAATATAATGCAAGAGGTTGGTTACAGCAGCAGTTTCATGTTTGCCTATAGCCCGAGACCTGGTACTCCGGCAAATGATTTACCCGATTCTGTTCCAGATGAAACCAAAAAATACAGGCTACAGGAAACTATAGCACTGCAAAGCAGACTGACCGCCGAACAGGGCCAATCCTATATTGGCAAAAACATTGAAGTTTTGATTGAAGGAAGATCATCCAAACAAGGCTATTCTTTCAAGGGCAGGAGTCCGCAATACTGGGGCTCAAATATTCGGACCAAGGTGGGAACTTTAAAGACGGGAGATATAATTAAAGTAAACGTCGAAAATGTAACCGGCCACTCCCTCAACGGCACAGCAATTCTCTAG
- a CDS encoding helix-turn-helix transcriptional regulator produces the protein MANTNCVREIREAKMMSKAELARKASVTVQTIDRIEKGNDCRLDTKRKIILALGYKLADRTRIFDSENASSASAPKKSKSKKS, from the coding sequence GTGGCCAATACTAACTGTGTCCGGGAAATTCGGGAAGCTAAAATGATGAGTAAGGCCGAGTTGGCTCGTAAGGCAAGTGTGACCGTTCAAACAATTGATCGAATTGAGAAAGGGAACGATTGCCGGCTTGATACAAAGCGGAAAATTATTTTAGCTCTCGGATATAAGCTGGCAGACAGGACAAGAATTTTTGACTCTGAAAATGCCAGTTCTGCTTCAGCGCCAAAAAAATCTAAATCAAAAAAGTCCTGA
- the pilO gene encoding type 4a pilus biogenesis protein PilO, whose translation MDKLFDKLPYDDLEGIQFTHMLGGAIGIGLILFLGYFFTLHSFTNEEFEKLVKQREEAERTLKRYNSKIAERGLVAKNMSRVKGQFEAYINQMPDQDEIPGLLEQIAEFGKKRNIRMVELTLQEGEISDYYKEIPLKVEVSGELWVTLDFIEYMQNLLRLVSFENLILQGRDVDNRIRVSGTNSNFLNTTLTAKTYSFISGAENRGPKKKEPAKANKPARKRSGH comes from the coding sequence ATGGATAAGCTATTTGACAAACTACCCTATGATGACCTGGAAGGGATCCAGTTTACCCATATGCTGGGTGGGGCAATAGGTATTGGGTTGATACTATTTCTAGGCTATTTCTTCACTTTGCACAGTTTTACCAATGAGGAATTTGAAAAACTTGTCAAGCAGAGGGAAGAAGCAGAAAGAACTCTGAAAAGATATAACTCTAAAATCGCGGAGAGAGGTTTGGTAGCTAAAAATATGTCTCGCGTTAAGGGTCAGTTTGAAGCGTATATCAACCAAATGCCCGACCAGGACGAGATTCCGGGGTTGTTGGAGCAAATTGCGGAATTTGGGAAAAAAAGAAATATCAGGATGGTAGAGCTAACTTTGCAGGAAGGTGAAATCAGTGATTATTATAAAGAGATTCCTTTGAAAGTTGAGGTCAGTGGAGAGTTGTGGGTCACTCTTGATTTCATAGAATATATGCAGAACCTTTTGCGTTTGGTGAGTTTCGAAAACCTGATCTTACAAGGTCGTGATGTGGATAATAGAATCAGAGTTTCTGGTACTAATAGCAATTTTCTAAACACTACATTAACGGCAAAAACCTATTCATTTATAAGTGGTGCTGAAAATCGCGGGCCGAAGAAAAAGGAACCGGCTAAGGCTAATAAACCGGCGAGAAAGAGGTCGGGGCATTAA